A single genomic interval of Amycolatopsis albispora harbors:
- a CDS encoding cytochrome P450: MTTAREAPDILSPEFAADPYSAYRIMLAERPLIWHEAMSSYLVSRYEDVAKAFKEPVFTTDNYDWQLEPVHGKTILQLSGREHAVRRALIAPAFRGSELEQRFRPVIEDNARRLIDGFRHRGSADLVTDFARRFPIGVIVDMLGLDRGDHERFQRWYTSIIAFLGNLSQDEEIAADGMRTRAEFAEYMIPVIRRRRENLGDDLLSTLCAAEVDGTKMSDEDIKAFCSLLLAAGGETTDKAIASLFKNLLEHPDQLAAVRADRSLIPRAFAETLRYSPPVHMIMRQPAEDVELGGGVIPAGSTVTCLIGAANRDSSRFADADKFDIFRTDLPEQTAFSAAASHLSFALGRHFCVGALLAKTEVEVGVNQLLDAMPDLRLADGHTPVEEGVFTRGPASLPVRFTPVG; encoded by the coding sequence ATGACCACCGCACGTGAGGCACCGGACATCCTTTCCCCCGAATTCGCCGCGGACCCGTACTCGGCCTACCGGATCATGCTCGCCGAGCGGCCGCTGATCTGGCACGAGGCCATGTCGAGCTACCTCGTTTCGCGGTACGAGGACGTGGCGAAGGCGTTCAAGGAACCGGTGTTCACCACGGACAACTACGACTGGCAGCTGGAACCGGTGCACGGCAAGACCATTCTGCAGCTGAGCGGCCGCGAGCACGCGGTGCGCCGCGCGCTGATCGCGCCCGCCTTCCGCGGCAGCGAACTCGAACAGCGGTTCCGCCCGGTCATCGAGGACAACGCCCGGCGGCTCATCGACGGCTTCCGCCACCGCGGTTCCGCCGACCTGGTCACCGATTTCGCCCGGCGTTTCCCGATCGGCGTGATCGTCGACATGCTCGGCCTCGACCGCGGTGACCACGAGCGGTTCCAGCGCTGGTACACCTCGATCATCGCGTTCCTCGGCAACCTGAGCCAGGACGAGGAAATCGCCGCCGACGGCATGCGCACACGCGCGGAATTCGCCGAGTACATGATCCCGGTGATCCGGCGCCGCCGCGAAAACCTCGGCGACGACCTGCTTTCCACGTTGTGCGCGGCCGAGGTCGACGGCACGAAGATGAGCGACGAGGACATCAAGGCCTTCTGCAGCCTGCTGCTCGCCGCCGGTGGCGAGACCACCGACAAGGCGATCGCGAGCCTGTTCAAGAACCTGCTCGAACACCCGGACCAGCTCGCGGCCGTGCGGGCCGACCGGAGCTTGATCCCGCGGGCGTTCGCGGAAACCCTGCGTTACAGCCCGCCGGTGCACATGATCATGCGCCAGCCCGCCGAGGACGTCGAACTGGGCGGCGGCGTGATCCCGGCTGGCAGCACGGTGACCTGCCTGATCGGTGCGGCGAACCGCGACAGCAGCCGCTTCGCCGACGCCGACAAGTTCGACATCTTCCGCACCGACCTGCCCGAGCAGACCGCCTTCTCCGCGGCGGCGAGCCACCTTTCCTTCGCGCTGGGACGGCATTTCTGCGTCGGCGCGCTGCTCGCGAAAACCGAGGTGGAGGTCGGCGTGAACCAGTTGCTGGACGCCATGCCGGACCTGCGGCTCGCCGACGGCCACACGCCGGTCGAAGAGGGCGTGTTCACCAGGGGGCCGGCTTCCCTGCCGGTGCGCTTCACGCCGGTCGGCTGA
- a CDS encoding cytochrome P450, translated as MTEFRHTADPAWPPPAPVERVRLHGPQFEADPAKLYAAIRDEYGPVAPILLDGDIPAWFVSGYREMHQVTSDSQLFARDTRRWNQWDHVPADWPLLPYVAHNPSVMFTEGAEHRRRAGAISEALAAVDQFELGTHCERIADRLIDAFAGSGEADLVAQYALRIPLLAVAKLYGMPEAETPALVRDVAISLDVGPDAMNAHLRVQAAMRALVAYKRDYPGIDLPSQLLASPAGLSDEEIVQDLLVVTAAAQQPTANWIGNTLRLMLTDLRFAMTLSGGRGSVGQALNEVLWHDTPTQNFIGRFATRDTQLGGQRVRAGDLLVMGLAAANSDPLVRPESAGSPGSLGNHAHMSFGHGEHGCPYPAPEVAEVIARTTIEVLLDRLPDVSLAVPADALVWHPSVWMRGLESLPVTFTPTYVAGDPAPIGRAR; from the coding sequence ATGACCGAGTTCCGCCACACCGCCGACCCCGCCTGGCCGCCGCCCGCCCCGGTGGAGCGGGTCCGGCTGCACGGCCCGCAGTTCGAGGCCGACCCCGCCAAGCTCTACGCCGCCATCCGGGACGAATACGGCCCGGTGGCGCCGATCCTGCTCGACGGCGACATCCCGGCCTGGTTCGTCTCGGGGTACCGCGAGATGCACCAGGTGACCAGCGACTCGCAGCTGTTCGCCAGGGACACCCGCCGCTGGAACCAGTGGGACCACGTGCCCGCCGACTGGCCGCTGCTGCCGTACGTGGCGCACAACCCGTCGGTGATGTTCACCGAGGGCGCCGAGCACCGGCGCCGCGCGGGCGCGATCAGCGAAGCGCTCGCCGCGGTGGACCAGTTCGAGCTGGGCACGCACTGCGAGCGGATCGCCGACCGGCTGATCGACGCGTTCGCCGGATCGGGCGAGGCGGACCTGGTGGCGCAGTACGCGCTGCGCATCCCGCTGCTGGCGGTGGCGAAGCTGTACGGCATGCCGGAGGCGGAAACCCCGGCGCTGGTGCGGGACGTGGCGATCTCGCTGGACGTCGGGCCGGACGCGATGAACGCGCACCTGCGGGTGCAGGCGGCGATGCGCGCGCTGGTGGCCTACAAGCGGGACTACCCCGGCATCGACCTGCCCTCGCAGCTGCTGGCCTCGCCCGCCGGGTTGTCGGACGAGGAGATCGTGCAGGACCTGCTGGTGGTCACCGCGGCCGCGCAGCAGCCGACGGCGAACTGGATCGGCAACACCCTGCGGCTGATGCTGACCGACCTGCGGTTCGCGATGACGCTGTCCGGTGGCCGCGGCAGCGTCGGGCAGGCGCTGAACGAGGTGCTCTGGCACGACACGCCGACGCAGAACTTCATCGGCCGCTTCGCCACCAGGGACACCCAGCTCGGCGGGCAGCGGGTGCGCGCGGGCGACCTGCTGGTGATGGGACTGGCCGCGGCGAACTCGGATCCGTTGGTACGCCCGGAAAGCGCGGGTTCGCCTGGGTCGCTGGGCAACCACGCCCACATGTCGTTCGGCCACGGCGAGCACGGCTGCCCCTATCCGGCACCGGAGGTCGCCGAGGTGATCGCGAGGACCACCATCGAGGTGCTGCTCGACCGGCTGCCGGACGTTTCGCTCGCGGTGCCCGCCGACGCGCTGGTTTGGCACCCGTCGGTGTGGATGCGAGGGCTGGAAAGCCTGCCGGTCACCTTCACGCCCACCTACGTGGCCGGTGATCCGGCGCCGATCGGCCGGGCCCGCTGA
- a CDS encoding GTP-binding protein, whose protein sequence is MDSAISEPPARTPLRRTAAHGLKIVVVGGFGVGKTTMVRSVSEIRPLSTEETMTQAGAGVDVNAGARFKTTTTVAFDFGRISLDEKLVLYLFGAPGQERFWFLWDRLFTGTLGAVVLVDTRRLADSWYAIDRLEHHRTPFIVARNNFGPPAHDLADVREALSLPDEVPLIDCDARQRSSSKRVLIALVDHLYALSAARESAR, encoded by the coding sequence TTGGACTCCGCAATCTCTGAGCCGCCCGCCCGCACCCCGCTGCGCCGGACCGCCGCGCACGGGCTGAAAATCGTGGTGGTCGGCGGCTTCGGCGTCGGCAAGACCACCATGGTCCGCTCGGTCAGCGAGATCCGGCCGCTGAGCACCGAGGAGACGATGACCCAGGCCGGGGCCGGCGTGGACGTCAACGCCGGCGCGCGGTTCAAGACCACCACCACGGTGGCCTTCGACTTCGGGCGGATCAGCCTGGACGAGAAGCTGGTGCTCTACCTGTTCGGCGCGCCGGGCCAGGAGCGGTTCTGGTTCCTGTGGGACCGGCTGTTCACCGGCACGCTCGGCGCGGTGGTGCTGGTGGACACCCGGCGGCTGGCCGACTCGTGGTACGCCATCGACCGCCTCGAACACCACCGCACGCCGTTCATCGTGGCGCGCAACAACTTCGGCCCGCCCGCACACGACCTCGCCGACGTGCGCGAGGCGCTTTCGCTGCCGGACGAGGTGCCGCTGATCGACTGCGACGCCCGGCAGCGGTCCTCGTCCAAGCGGGTGCTGATCGCACTCGTCGACCACCTCTACGCCCTGTCCGCCGCCCGGGAGAGCGCACGATGA
- a CDS encoding DUF742 domain-containing protein produces the protein MSRGPLEDEDPDRLYTVTGGRTGPGQAELDLVTLIVTEAGPAPGMQSEHVRILRLGRHPTSVVELASELGLPVSVTRILVADLLDTGHVSARHPTAIGPGTELPELEFLKKVLVGLRNL, from the coding sequence ATGAGCCGCGGGCCGCTCGAGGACGAGGACCCGGACCGGCTCTACACCGTCACCGGCGGCCGCACCGGGCCGGGGCAGGCCGAACTCGACCTGGTCACGCTGATCGTCACCGAAGCAGGCCCGGCACCCGGCATGCAGTCCGAGCACGTGCGGATCCTGCGGCTGGGCCGCCACCCCACCTCGGTCGTCGAGCTGGCCTCGGAACTGGGCCTGCCGGTGAGCGTGACCCGCATCCTGGTGGCCGACCTGCTCGACACCGGCCACGTCTCCGCCCGCCACCCCACCGCCATCGGCCCCGGCACCGAGCTGCCCGAGCTGGAATTCCTGAAGAAGGTGCTCGTTGGACTCCGCAATCTCTGA
- a CDS encoding roadblock/LC7 domain-containing protein, with product MTTTDPSLEWLLENLVRNTPGARHALVLSRDGLKLCHTPALGTDQADQLAAIAAGVQSLCYGASAEFGDGTGGVRNSMTEFHGGILFIVDAGDGAHLALIAGEDADVGLIGHNMDELVEQIGGHLTAPPRHAQQPSALT from the coding sequence ATGACTACCACTGATCCGAGCCTCGAATGGTTGCTGGAGAACCTGGTGCGGAACACCCCCGGCGCCCGCCACGCGCTGGTGCTGTCCAGGGACGGGCTCAAGCTGTGCCACACCCCGGCACTCGGCACCGACCAGGCCGACCAGCTCGCCGCGATCGCCGCCGGTGTGCAGTCGCTGTGCTACGGCGCTTCGGCCGAGTTCGGCGACGGCACCGGCGGCGTGCGCAACTCGATGACCGAGTTCCACGGCGGCATCCTGTTCATCGTCGACGCCGGAGACGGCGCGCACCTGGCGCTGATCGCCGGGGAGGACGCCGACGTCGGCCTGATCGGGCACAACATGGACGAGCTGGTCGAGCAGATCGGCGGGCACCTGACCGCACCGCCCCGGCACGCGCAGCAGCCCAGCGCGCTGACATGA
- a CDS encoding ATP-binding protein — protein MSEQPPVRLRAARGPFGQALIAAPATALVLAALWWWVTAVLPAADRGPVLAAAAVTGVLLCAAVFTAVIRTGELRQARAEVRRAHAAIEAHEAELARLVDQTVPAAVSLLRDGASADTVFAEIPRPPGENHARLLRSVVHEISVGERRRAAATAACANAAGRVQALATSMLAGLRDLQHRCSDDLLGDLMVLDHSTSQAGRIADSIAVLTGARSGRRWTKPIVMESVLRGAMGRIGAYQRVRPHSTSSAAVAGYAAEDVMHALAELMDNATRFSAPSEEVHVYVEDLHNGVVITVEDGGLGMKPQALARAEAAVSAGTPLDLTTLTGTRLGLTVVGCLARKHDLHVFFRPSSRGGTGVVLRIPSRLITQVRQDPIELTPRHAPRELPEPAAVGAPAVEQPASTGLPKRPRGQTLAASRPSPAPRAGLPRPRPDSGSRFGAYQAGRARRETGEDR, from the coding sequence ATGTCGGAACAGCCGCCTGTTCGTCTTCGCGCGGCGCGGGGACCCTTCGGTCAAGCCCTCATCGCCGCCCCGGCCACCGCGCTGGTGCTGGCCGCGCTGTGGTGGTGGGTGACCGCCGTGCTGCCCGCCGCCGACCGCGGCCCGGTGCTCGCCGCCGCCGCGGTCACCGGTGTGCTGCTCTGCGCGGCCGTCTTCACCGCCGTCATCCGCACCGGTGAGCTGCGGCAGGCCCGAGCCGAGGTGCGGCGCGCCCACGCCGCGATCGAAGCACACGAGGCCGAGCTGGCCAGGCTGGTCGACCAGACCGTGCCCGCGGCGGTGTCGCTGCTGCGCGACGGCGCGTCCGCGGACACCGTGTTCGCCGAGATTCCCCGGCCACCGGGGGAAAACCACGCGCGCCTGCTGCGCTCGGTGGTCCACGAGATCAGCGTCGGCGAGCGCCGCCGGGCCGCGGCCACCGCCGCCTGCGCGAACGCCGCCGGGCGGGTGCAGGCGCTGGCCACCAGCATGCTCGCCGGCCTCCGCGACCTGCAGCACCGGTGTTCCGACGACCTGCTCGGCGACCTGATGGTGCTCGACCACAGCACTTCGCAGGCGGGCCGGATCGCCGACAGCATCGCGGTGCTCACCGGCGCGCGCTCCGGCCGCCGCTGGACCAAGCCGATCGTGATGGAGAGCGTGCTGCGCGGCGCGATGGGCCGCATCGGCGCCTACCAGCGCGTCCGGCCGCACTCCACGAGCAGCGCCGCGGTCGCCGGGTACGCCGCCGAGGACGTGATGCACGCGCTCGCCGAGCTGATGGACAACGCCACCCGGTTTTCCGCGCCGTCGGAGGAAGTCCACGTCTACGTCGAGGACCTGCACAACGGCGTGGTGATCACCGTCGAGGACGGCGGGCTCGGCATGAAACCGCAGGCGCTGGCCCGCGCCGAGGCCGCGGTGTCGGCGGGCACGCCGCTGGACCTGACCACGCTGACCGGCACCCGGCTCGGCCTGACCGTGGTCGGCTGCCTGGCCCGCAAGCACGACCTGCACGTGTTCTTCCGCCCGTCCTCCCGCGGCGGCACCGGGGTGGTGCTGCGCATCCCGAGCCGGTTGATCACGCAGGTGCGGCAGGACCCGATCGAGCTGACCCCGCGTCACGCGCCACGTGAACTGCCCGAGCCCGCGGCCGTCGGCGCGCCCGCCGTCGAGCAGCCCGCGAGCACCGGGCTGCCCAAGCGCCCGCGCGGGCAGACGCTGGCCGCGTCCCGGCCCTCCCCCGCGCCGCGGGCCGGCCTGCCCCGGCCGCGGCCGGACTCCGGCTCCCGGTTCGGGGCCTACCAGGCGGGCCGCGCGCGCCGGGAAACCGGCGAAGACCGGTGA
- a CDS encoding S1 RNA-binding domain-containing protein, which translates to MSQHKVWQDFLARNSTGSVIDGTVTSVAPFGAFLEVAPGIHALLHASGYTDAPAVGASMPVRILDIDEEKVRLSVAPA; encoded by the coding sequence ATGTCCCAGCACAAGGTCTGGCAGGACTTCCTCGCCCGTAACAGCACGGGCAGCGTCATCGACGGCACCGTGACCTCGGTCGCGCCGTTCGGTGCGTTTCTCGAGGTGGCGCCCGGAATCCACGCCCTGTTGCACGCGTCCGGGTACACCGACGCGCCCGCGGTGGGTGCGTCGATGCCGGTGCGCATCCTCGACATCGACGAGGAGAAGGTGCGGCTGAGCGTGGCTCCCGCCTGA
- a CDS encoding ZIP family metal transporter has product MPELLAAGGWGLLAGSALLGGALLGYLARIPAWLVAAVMAFGSGVLLSAVSFELIAEAHERGGLVATAAGALAGAVAYTLANVVLARRGARHRKRSGDQQPSEAEQSGSGTAIALGALLDGVPESMVIGTSLLGGGSVSAVTVAAVFISNVPEGLSSASGMRRAGRSARYVFALWAGIALISGAAAMLGYGLLGGVPGPALAAITALAGGAILAMIADTMIPEAFEGAHLWNGIITVTGFLTAFALSHL; this is encoded by the coding sequence GTGCCGGAACTGCTCGCGGCGGGCGGCTGGGGCCTGCTCGCCGGATCGGCCCTGCTGGGCGGCGCGCTGCTCGGTTACCTGGCCCGCATCCCGGCCTGGCTCGTCGCCGCGGTGATGGCCTTCGGCAGCGGTGTGCTGCTCTCGGCGGTGTCGTTCGAGCTGATCGCCGAGGCACACGAGCGCGGCGGGCTGGTGGCCACGGCGGCCGGTGCGCTCGCCGGCGCCGTGGCCTACACGCTGGCGAACGTGGTGCTGGCGCGGCGCGGCGCCCGCCACCGCAAGCGCTCCGGTGACCAGCAGCCCAGCGAGGCCGAGCAGAGCGGCTCCGGCACCGCGATCGCACTCGGCGCGCTCCTCGACGGCGTGCCGGAGTCGATGGTGATCGGCACCAGCCTGCTCGGCGGCGGCTCGGTCAGCGCGGTCACCGTGGCCGCGGTGTTCATCAGCAACGTGCCGGAAGGCCTGTCGAGCGCCTCCGGCATGCGCCGCGCCGGGCGCAGCGCCCGGTACGTCTTCGCGTTGTGGGCCGGGATCGCGCTGATCAGCGGCGCCGCGGCGATGCTCGGTTACGGCCTGCTCGGCGGCGTGCCCGGTCCGGCGCTGGCCGCGATCACCGCGCTCGCGGGTGGCGCGATCCTGGCGATGATCGCCGACACGATGATCCCGGAAGCGTTCGAGGGCGCGCACCTGTGGAACGGGATCATCACCGTCACCGGCTTCCTGACCGCGTTCGCGCTGTCCCACCTGTAA
- a CDS encoding phosphotransferase: MKDRPEGAGEPELRHALLEWGIEVAALDYAAVGFGDYHWIATGADGRRWFVTLADLASKVHCGLDAPAAGRGLRRAMDTAWALRQGGCEFVVAPEKTAGGETVRPVGERYAVSVFPYLDGSSGDFGDTPRGSVIDLLAELHGAAPPESVPVLEPDLALRSRLERSLGELDRSWESGPYAEPARELLSAHLPGLRRALAEFDHRIAGLNPERVVTHGEPHPGNVLWMGDTRLLLDWDTVGLAVRERDLAFATGEELRKYEELTGHRPDSAALATYRLRWDLDEVAVYVDLFRRPHTRTDDTGLAWAELAEIVAKLG, from the coding sequence ATGAAGGATCGTCCCGAAGGAGCCGGTGAACCGGAACTGCGGCACGCGCTGCTCGAGTGGGGGATCGAGGTGGCGGCGCTCGACTACGCGGCGGTCGGCTTCGGCGACTACCACTGGATCGCCACCGGCGCGGACGGCCGCCGCTGGTTCGTCACGCTGGCGGACCTGGCCAGCAAGGTCCACTGTGGACTCGATGCGCCCGCGGCCGGGCGCGGGCTCCGGCGGGCGATGGACACCGCGTGGGCGTTGCGGCAGGGCGGCTGCGAATTTGTGGTGGCACCGGAGAAAACCGCCGGCGGGGAGACGGTGCGGCCGGTGGGTGAGCGGTACGCGGTGAGCGTTTTCCCTTACCTGGACGGCTCTTCCGGTGATTTCGGGGACACGCCACGCGGATCGGTGATCGACCTGCTCGCCGAACTGCACGGTGCCGCGCCGCCGGAATCCGTGCCGGTCCTGGAGCCGGATCTCGCGCTGCGGTCACGCCTGGAGCGGTCCCTCGGCGAACTGGACCGCTCGTGGGAGAGCGGCCCGTATGCCGAGCCCGCGCGGGAGCTGCTGTCCGCGCACCTGCCCGGACTCCGGCGTGCGCTGGCGGAGTTCGATCACCGGATCGCCGGACTGAACCCCGAACGGGTGGTGACGCACGGTGAACCGCATCCCGGCAATGTGCTCTGGATGGGCGACACCCGGCTGCTGCTCGATTGGGACACCGTCGGGTTGGCCGTGCGGGAGCGCGATCTCGCCTTCGCCACGGGTGAGGAACTCCGGAAGTACGAGGAGCTGACCGGGCACCGGCCGGACTCGGCGGCGCTGGCGACCTACCGCCTGCGCTGGGATCTCGACGAGGTGGCCGTCTACGTCGACCTGTTCCGCCGCCCGCACACGCGAACCGACGACACCGGCCTCGCCTGGGCCGAACTGGCGGAGATCGTCGCGAAGCTTGGTTAG
- a CDS encoding peptidoglycan-binding domain-containing protein → MIRRIGVLAAVLAVLSGSAVAHALPAVNMEAVLKAAQIDPRRADSAVTPGSGDSVLAVERALADQGLLSAGYVDGHFGTKTVEAYAAFQRAQGSTGLDASGFPGRASLVKLGEQRFTVTRTLVPGARVTYRGALMNERTKAMLVEAERRLGRSLVVTQGSYNPGGDPTSAGTHDGGGVLDISVSGVTPVNVVRELRTVGFAAWYRTPAQGDWEAHIHAVALADPDLSPPAQHQGGDYYLGLNGLANRGPDDGPAVTPKRTWEEYRRAG, encoded by the coding sequence ATGATCAGGCGAATCGGCGTGCTGGCCGCGGTGCTGGCCGTGCTGTCGGGGAGCGCGGTGGCCCATGCGCTGCCCGCGGTGAACATGGAAGCCGTGCTCAAGGCCGCGCAGATCGATCCCCGGCGGGCGGATTCGGCGGTCACGCCCGGCAGCGGGGACAGCGTGCTCGCGGTCGAACGCGCGCTGGCGGACCAGGGGCTGCTCAGCGCCGGGTACGTCGATGGGCACTTCGGCACGAAGACGGTCGAGGCGTACGCGGCCTTCCAGCGTGCACAGGGCTCGACCGGGCTGGACGCGTCCGGTTTCCCTGGCCGTGCCTCGCTGGTGAAGCTGGGCGAGCAGCGGTTCACCGTGACGCGGACGCTCGTGCCGGGTGCCAGGGTGACCTACCGCGGGGCGCTGATGAACGAGCGCACCAAGGCGATGCTGGTGGAGGCGGAACGCCGGCTCGGCCGGTCGCTGGTGGTCACGCAGGGCTCGTACAACCCCGGCGGCGACCCGACCTCGGCGGGCACCCACGACGGCGGGGGAGTACTGGACATCTCGGTCAGCGGCGTGACGCCGGTGAACGTGGTGCGGGAACTGCGGACGGTCGGCTTCGCCGCGTGGTACCGCACCCCGGCGCAGGGCGACTGGGAGGCACACATCCACGCCGTCGCACTGGCCGACCCGGACCTCTCGCCACCCGCTCAGCACCAAGGCGGCGACTACTACCTCGGCCTGAACGGCCTGGCGAACCGCGGCCCGGACGACGGCCCGGCGGTCACCCCGAAACGAACCTGGGAAGAGTACCGCCGGGCAGGCTAG
- a CDS encoding Dabb family protein, which translates to MIRHTVAFRLRHAPGSAEEREFLTAALALADIPGVQRFEQLRQTSPKNDFRFGFSMEFADQAAYTAYNEHPVHTAFVAERWVPEVEDFLEIDYEPLG; encoded by the coding sequence ATGATCCGTCACACGGTCGCGTTCCGGCTTCGCCACGCTCCTGGTTCGGCCGAGGAGCGCGAGTTCCTGACCGCGGCGCTCGCGCTGGCCGACATCCCCGGTGTCCAGCGGTTCGAGCAGCTGCGCCAGACCAGCCCGAAGAACGACTTCCGGTTCGGCTTCTCGATGGAGTTCGCCGACCAGGCCGCCTACACCGCGTACAACGAGCACCCGGTGCACACCGCGTTCGTGGCCGAGCGGTGGGTGCCCGAGGTCGAGGACTTCCTGGAGATCGACTACGAGCCGCTGGGCTGA
- a CDS encoding sialidase family protein, producing the protein MKRALVLVCLLVAGLAAPVATAAPAVDEQVLFKASRDPGYACFRIPAIVKTARGTLLAFAEGRVDNCGDTGDIDLVLKRSEDGGRTWSPMQVVNSGDGDTHGNPVPIVDRETGRIVLISTYNAGREDDKGCAIPCPRFPHQQHSDDDGRTWSAPRDIGAQVKRPEWTAWYASGPVHGIQLEKGPHAGRLVFGINAETARSTQSVENHAALIYSDDHGDSWRIGAQTDYPHSVPGTYTQKPQEISVAELADGSVYAAGREQGGTDVGNRTHAVSRDGGESFSTPFTTIPDLVTPIVQGAVLRLQRPGKPDRLLFSSPSDTDRRRWMMLRSSYDGGRTWENAEQGTRITADWSGYSDLVQISDSRSAAVEIGLMYEGGPVDARDEIRFARFGEDHLGWKNPAGPSTPDISRRHSDAIAVGSPSTVDGRFGMAVAPGGFLRVPYDQAQLPGAGDFTWTGWFRYGSSKADQVLTWLGGMGGTAPQLWLRAEPRLGRLIATMTTPAGTKSITTTSAYDDEQWHHVALRRTGDRLSLTVDGAEAAAGPASAGTISQTVSWQFVVGQRLDNTQRWQGAFDEIRFYRRSVSDAELTGIRAHNAAVPEGQVLRLPLDRVSRG; encoded by the coding sequence GTGAAGCGCGCACTGGTCCTGGTTTGCCTGCTGGTAGCGGGTTTGGCGGCACCGGTGGCCACGGCGGCTCCCGCGGTGGACGAGCAGGTGCTGTTCAAGGCGTCGCGGGATCCCGGGTACGCCTGCTTCCGGATCCCGGCGATCGTGAAGACCGCGCGCGGCACGCTGCTCGCCTTCGCCGAGGGCCGGGTGGACAACTGCGGTGACACCGGCGACATCGACCTGGTGCTCAAGCGGTCGGAGGACGGCGGGCGCACCTGGTCGCCGATGCAGGTGGTCAACTCCGGTGACGGGGACACGCACGGCAACCCGGTGCCCATCGTGGACCGCGAGACCGGGCGGATCGTGCTGATCAGCACCTACAACGCGGGCCGCGAAGACGACAAGGGCTGCGCGATCCCGTGCCCGCGCTTCCCGCACCAGCAGCACAGCGACGACGACGGCCGGACCTGGTCGGCGCCACGGGACATCGGCGCCCAGGTCAAGCGTCCGGAGTGGACGGCGTGGTACGCCTCCGGTCCGGTGCACGGCATCCAGCTGGAGAAGGGCCCGCACGCCGGTCGGCTGGTGTTCGGCATCAACGCGGAAACCGCGCGCAGCACCCAGTCGGTGGAGAACCACGCGGCGCTGATCTACAGCGACGACCACGGTGACAGCTGGCGGATCGGCGCGCAGACCGACTACCCGCACTCGGTGCCCGGCACATACACCCAGAAACCGCAGGAGATCAGCGTCGCCGAGCTGGCCGACGGCTCGGTCTACGCGGCCGGGCGCGAGCAGGGCGGTACCGACGTCGGCAACCGCACGCACGCGGTCAGCCGGGACGGCGGCGAGTCGTTCAGCACGCCGTTCACCACGATCCCCGACCTGGTGACGCCGATCGTGCAGGGCGCCGTGCTGCGGCTGCAACGGCCGGGCAAGCCCGATCGGCTGCTGTTCTCGTCGCCGTCGGACACCGACCGGCGGCGGTGGATGATGCTCCGTTCCTCCTACGACGGCGGCCGGACCTGGGAGAACGCCGAGCAGGGCACGCGGATCACGGCGGACTGGTCCGGTTATTCGGATCTGGTGCAGATCAGCGATTCGCGCTCGGCCGCGGTGGAAATCGGGCTGATGTACGAAGGCGGTCCGGTGGACGCGCGGGACGAGATCCGGTTCGCGCGGTTCGGTGAAGACCACCTCGGCTGGAAGAACCCGGCCGGACCGTCCACACCGGACATCTCACGGCGGCACTCCGACGCCATCGCGGTCGGCTCGCCGTCCACAGTGGATGGGCGGTTCGGGATGGCGGTGGCCCCCGGTGGTTTCCTCCGCGTGCCGTACGACCAGGCCCAGCTGCCGGGCGCGGGTGACTTCACCTGGACCGGCTGGTTCCGCTACGGATCGAGCAAGGCCGACCAGGTGCTGACCTGGCTGGGCGGCATGGGTGGCACGGCACCGCAGCTGTGGCTGCGTGCCGAACCGCGGCTCGGCAGGCTCATCGCCACGATGACCACTCCGGCCGGGACGAAGTCGATCACCACCACCAGCGCCTACGACGACGAGCAGTGGCACCACGTGGCGCTGCGGCGCACCGGCGACCGGCTGTCGCTGACCGTGGACGGCGCCGAGGCGGCTGCCGGTCCGGCGTCGGCGGGCACGATCAGCCAGACCGTGTCGTGGCAGTTCGTCGTGGGGCAGCGGCTGGACAACACCCAGCGGTGGCAAGGCGCCTTCGACGAGATCAGGTTCTACCGGCGGTCGGTGTCCGATGCCGAGCTGACCGGCATCCGGGCGCACAACGCGGCCGTGCCGGAGGGGCAGGTGCTGCGCCTGCCGCTGGACCGGGTCTCACGAGGCTGA